CGTCGCCGTGTCGTTCGCGCATACCAGAACGCTAAGTGCCGCGCCCGAAACCGGCGACGGGACAGGAGCGAACGGGTGGCCCCGGGGCTGCCGGGGGTGGCCCAGGGCTGTCGGAGCTGGTTCCGGGACCATGAGGTGCGCCATCCGAGTTGCCGCCGTGAGGAATTTTCTGACCGTCCGTGACCTGCGGCGATATCCGATTGTGCGGAGGTCCCGCGGTGCCTTCTCTCACCGGGACGGACTATTCCCGAAATGCGGGTCGGCGCAAGGCGACTGACTGTCTTTCTGGGAGGCGCTTTCTCGCCGATCGACCGGGGACGGGTCCCGGGGCGTCTTCCGCGGAGGTTCACATGCGTAACACTCGTGCCCTGGCGGTCGCCGGCGCCGCGGTCGCCGCCCTCGGCCTCTCCGCCCCCGCTGCCGTCGCGTGGGACACACCCAGCAACATCGTCGCCCTGCCCAGCGTGATCGCCCGCGGCGGCCAGCTGACCATCACGGTCGACGGCTGCCGCCACGGTGGCACGGCGACCTCTGACGCGTTCACGATGCCGGCGAGGCTCTCGCCCACCTCCGGCGCGAAGGAGACGGCGAGGGGTACCGCCACCATCAGGAACAACGCCCACCCGGGGCCGTACGACATCACGGTCACGTGCGACGGCAAGAGTCTGACCAAGCCTCAGGCCTTCAGTGTCATCGGCGGTGTCCGCGGCGGTATCGGCGGCAGCAGCACCACCGGTGCGACTCCGACCGACATGGCCATCGGCGGTGGGCTCGTGGCCGCCGCGGTCGTCGGCGGCGGGGTGTTCTGGATGCGCCGCCGTGCCGAGCGGCACGTCTGACGCCTCAATTCCCGCTCCTTCGACGAGCCGCCTCGCACGTGAACGGTCTTCGCCCCGGATCCCTCGACGGATCCGGGGCGAAGACCTGCGCGATGCGCGGACCGGTCAGCCGGCGTCCTCGTCGGTGCGGCGGCGTGCGAAGTGGTTCGCCGTGCCCAGCGCGCCGGCGATGAGCAAGGCGCCGAGACCGATCTCCTTGAGGTCGAAACCGGCGAGGGTGCCGCCCTCTCCGGCGTGCACGCCCTTCGACGGGTGGCGGTGGTGGTCCGAGGGGTGACGCGTGGGGTGGTGGGTGGGGTGATGCGTCGGACGGCCGCCGGCGATGGTCAGGCGCGCGGTGCCGCTCGACTCGTCACAGACGAACTCCACGTCGTACACGGCGCCGGGCTTGGCGTCCCAGTCGACCCTGGTCGTCGCCGACGACTCCTCCGGCGGGATGACGACCACGTCGAAGACCGGTGAGGAGACCGCCGCCTCACCCTCGCAGGCTTTGTTGCGCTCCACCCGCAGCGTGACCCGACCGCCCGCCGCGACGGTGGAGGGCTCGACGCCGAAACCGAAATCGGTCTGCATGGCGGCGTCGGCCGGCATGCAGGAGGTGAGGGCGCCGGCGCCCAGCAGTACGGCCGAGGCCGAAGCGGCGCATATCGCGCGCATGTGAATCCTCCGGGTCCCCGAGGAGCAGCCGCGGACCTGTTCCGCTCACGTCATAAATGCACCTCGATGCCCGAAACGCTAAGAACGCGCGCACGGCGGCGCGATCGCAGTAGCGCGAATGGGGCACACGTATGGGCCGCCTGGCGGAACCCGGTTGACGCGGCCGGGGGACGGCGACGGTGTGTCGCTCGCCCCCGGCCGGGTTCCGTGGTGCGGGTGCCGTCAGTCCCCGGCGCCGGGGAAGAGGTTCAGGAACGGGTCCGCCGACGCGGTCACGCCCCTGCTGTAGGGCGAGTCGAAGTCCCAGATCAGAAACAGCAGGAAGGCGATCAGTGCCGAGAACAGCCCGGCGAGGACCAGTTCACGCGTCGTTCTGCGGATCTGGAGGGCGAAGATCATCCCGATGGTGACGACGGCTCCGGTGATCAGCCCGAACCACACCACGCCCGGCATGGTCTCCCCGGTCGACTCCGCCCGGGCGATCCGGGCCTGGCTGGCCGCGGTCACCTGGTCGAGGAGCGGCTGGTAGGCCTGGGCCTGGAAGTCCGTCTCCGGTTCGTAGTCGGTGACGTCCTGGCGGACACGCTCGAAGAGCTCACGGCCGCGCTCGGTGACCTGGCCCTTGTCGGCCATGGTGTCCCACTCGGTGGTGACGACATGGCTCACGTACGTGTGGATGTCGTCCCGGATGCGGTCGCGTACGTCGTCCGGGTAGACCCGGACCCGCTCCGAGATCTCGTGCAGCGCGGTGGCCTCCGCCTGGACGTGGTCCTGGGCGGCGCTGCGCCCCTCCCACACACCGGCGATCGCCAGACCCAGGACGATGGCGTACACCACGCCGATCCACATCGTCATGTACTCGATGACGTCAGGGGTCTCGCTGGGGTCCTCGTCTTCGGACGCCGTGCGATGGCGTACGAAGGTGATGACGACCACCACCACACAGGCGGCCAGCATCGCGAGGGTGAGAACAAGCCATTCCGGCAAGAGATGCCTCCAGAGCTTCAGGGGTCAGCGCGCGCGCAGCGCGGCGACGGCGACCACCGCGGGCACCGTGACGAGCAGGACGAAGGTGAGCGGCGACATGCTGTTGCTCGCCGGTCGTGGCCGCGGCGCGGCGCGGTACCGGGGGTAGTGCACGGGTGTCGCGGACGGACGCGGGGTGGGCTTCGCCGACGGCTTCGGGGCCGGGGCGGGGAGCGGGGGAGGTACGGGCCTGGGGGCCGGCCGGGGCGGCGCCGCCGGGCGTGGCGTGGGCGGCGGAGGCGGAGGCGGTGGTGGTGGCTCCGGTCTGGCCGTGGGGGTCGGTTTCGGCGGTGGGGGCGGGGGTGGCGTCGGGTCAGGTGACGGCGTCGGGTCCGGTGTCGGTGTCGGCGGTGGGGGTGTCGGGGTGGGCGTGGGCGTGGGCGTGGGGGTCGGTGCGGGTGTCGGGCACGGTGGCTTGGTCGGCCAGGTCCTGCTTCCGGCGACCGCCACCGCCTCCGTGCCGTCCGGCCCCGTCGAGGCGTACGCACAGGCGTCGGCCACCGCCACTCCGGCCGGGGCGCCGACGAGCGCCCAGGTCAGCGTCGCCACCGCCAAGGCCCTTGCGGCGAGGGCGGATTGTGTCGATAGGGGTCCATGCACGACGGAGATCATGAGCTTTGTTCCGCCGGGACGCGCCGGAGCGCAAGGGGATTGGCCCGAAAGAGGGATTTCCGGGTTCCGCCGGTTTGCCGGGCGCCGCCGCGGGCTTTCGGTGCGTCCCCGTGCGGGGTGGCGAGCGGCGGCCGTCACGGGTTCCGGAAAGAAATTTGGCCGGTGGTTGAACACAAACACCGCTCCCGTGCGTACTCATGACCGTGCGGCGGCGCAGCAGGGCGCTGCAACACCCTTGGGATTATGGGGAGTTGACGATGAAGACCTCCTGGCGGAGCGCCTCACTCGTGGCGAGCGCCGCGGCGGTCCTGGCGCTGACGACGGCGTGCGGTCAGGACAGCCCACCGGCGGCCAGCCAGAACGTGGGTGCCACGGCGGCGCCCGGGGACTACGGAAGCATCGGCACCGGGAACGGAGTCGCCGGTACGGCCGGCACCGCGGGCGGCCAGCAGGCCGCGCCGAGCCCTTCCAGCCCGTCCAACCCCGCGGGCAAGCTGTCCGTCGCCACCGCCGAAGAGGTCGGCAAGGTGGTGACCGACAGCCTGGGACTCACCCTGTACCGGTTCGACCAGGACAGCGAGCAGCCGCCCAAGTCGAACTGCGACGGCGACTGCGCCAAGACCTGGCCGCCGGTGCCCGCGGACGACGCGGAGGCCGGCGAGGGCATCGACAAGGCGCTGCTCGGCTCGGTCACCCGAGCCGACGGCACCAAGCAGCTGACCGTCGGCGGCTGGCCGGCCTACCGCTACGCCAAGGACGTCAACGCCGGTGACGTCAAGGGCCAGGGCGTGGGCGGCAAGTGGTACGCGCTGGCCCCCGACGGCAAGAAGGCGCAGGGGGGCGGCGCCGGCGGCGAGGGGACCGAGGCGCTGCCCGGGCTGTCCACCCGCAACGACCCCAAGCTCGGCGAGATCGTCGTCGACAAGAACGGCATGACCGTCTACCGGTTCAAGAAGGACGAGGCCTGGCCCAAGCCGGTCTCCAACTGCTCCGGCGCGTGCCTGGAGAAGTGGCCGCTCGTGGAGCCCGTCGACTACGCCGACACCAAGGGCATCCAGGAGAAGGGCTACATGATCTTCGACCGGACCGACGGCAAGGGCAAGCAGCAGACGATCAACTGCTCGCCGATCTACACCTTCGCCGGTGACAAGGCTCCCGGCGACACCAACGGCCAGGGCGTCGGCGGCACCTGGTACGCCGTGCGGCCCGACGGGAAGCTGGTCGGCGCGTCCGAGAAGTAGAGAAACCTCCCCAGCCGACCCGGTCCGCCTCTCCGTGACTCACGGAGGGGCGGGCCGTTTTGACGTGCTCGGACACTGTTCGTCCTATGTTCGAAGGGCAGGCACGCGGGTATCAACTCGGCACGTGCCGCAGGCAGTGACCGGTAACGGATGGTCAATTTCCGTTTCGGGTCGCTCCATTGGCGGGCGATCAGTAGCCTCTGCTCGAACACCGGATCGCCTACGCCTTGGAGAGATAGATGGAGCGTCCCGCCTGGGCCCCACGGAGCATCGACATCTCGGTGCCCAGCGTCTCCCGGATGTACGACTACTACCTGGGCGGATCGCACAACTTCGAGGTCGACCGGGAAGCGGCCCGCAGGGCCATGGAGTTCATGCCGGGACTCCCCAAGATCATGCAGGCGAACCGGGCGTTCATGCGCCGCGCCGTGCGCTACGCGGCCGAGCAGGGCGTCAGCCAGTTCCTGGACATCGGCTCCGGCATCCCCACCTTCGGCAACGTGCACGAGGTGGCCCAGGCCGCCCGGCCCGGCGCACGCGTGGTGTACGTCGACCACGACCCGGTGGCCGTGGCGCACAGCCAGGCGGTCCTTGAGGGCCACGACGACGCGGACGTCGTGGCCGCGGACCTCCGTAAGCCCCAGGAGATCCTGCGCAGCCCCGAGGTGGAGCGGCTGATCGACCTGAATCGGCCAGTGGCCCTGCTCCTCGTTGCCATACTGCACTTCGTGGAAGACGAGGACGACCCGTACGGGGCGGTGGCCGAGCTGGGTGAGGCGCTCGCGCCCGGCAGCCTGCTCGTGCTCACCCACGCCTCGTACGAGGGGATCCCGCTGCCGCCGGAGCGGGCCGGGGGTGCGGTGAACGTGTACCAGGACATCCGCAACCCGCTGATCATGCGCTCGCGCGAGGAGATCGCGCGGTTCTTCGAGGGGTACGACATGGTGGAACCCGGACTGGTGGCGATGCCGCGCTGGCGGCCCGACACCGCACCGGAGGACGAGGATCCGTATGCGTTCTCCGGTTTCGCGGGCGTGGGGCGTACGGCGTGATCGCGGAACCGGACGGGCCGGAGGACAGACTCCGCCGGTTCGCGACGATCTGGAGCCGGGCCGTCTTCCCGGTGACCTCGACGTCGTCGACCCGGCCCGAGTTCGAGGAGCAACTGCTGCCGCTGGCCCGGCGGTTGAGCGAAGCGCTGCGGGCCCGGGCCTTCGACGCCGACGAGGGCAGGGCGGTGGGCGCCGCCCTCGTGGACGCGCACTGCACCGACCCCGAGGCGCTCAGCCGCACGCTGGACTGCGTGGACGCCTACCTCGTCCTGTACTGCGGCGGCGAGGGCGACCCGGAGGGCCTGCGGGCGCGGTCCGCACGCATCCAGCACGCGATGGCCGCCGGCTTCGCGCAGGCGCTGCGCGAACGGACTTTGGCCGAGCAGGAGGCCATCGCCCAGGCCGCCCTCCAGGCGCAGGGCGTGGTGGCGCAGGCCCTGCACGCGACCGAGGCCCGCTTCCGCGCGGTCTTCGAGGGCGCGGCCATAGGCATCGGCATGGCCGACCTCGACGGCAGCATCCTCCAGGTCAACGGCGCGCTGCTGCGCATGTTCGGGGTCTCCGACCAGACGATGCGCGGCCGCAACGTGAGGGAGTGGACCCACCCCGACGACGCGCCGCAGACCTGGCGGCTCTACGACGAACTCGTGCGCGGCGAGCGTGAGCACTACCACCTGGAGAAGGCGTTCTACCGCCCTGACGGAACGGTCCTGTGGACCAACCTGACGGTCTCCCTGCTGCGCGACGCCGACGGCAGCCCGCAGTATCAGCTCGCGCTCATGGAGGACACCACCGAGCGGCGGCTGCTCAATCTGAGGCTGCGGTACGAGGCCACGCACGACGCGCTGACCGGGCTGCCGAACCGCACCTTCTTCTTCGAGCGCCTGGAGAAGGCACTGGGCGCCGGGAAGGGCCAGCGGTTCGGCCTGTGCTACCTGGATCTGGACGGTTTCAAGACCATCAACGACAGCCTCGGCCACGCGGCCGGCGACCGGCTGCTGGTGGAGGTCGCCGACCGGCTCCAGTCCTGTGCCACCGCGCCCGGTGAGATGGTCGCGCGGCTCGGCGGCGACGAGTTCGTGGCCCTGACCACGGGCCCCGACACCCAGCGCGAGGTCGACGAGCTCGCCACGCGCATCATGAACGCGCTGCTCGCGCCGATCAGCGTCGACGGCCGGGAGCTGACCGTGCGCGGCAGCATCGGCATCGTCGAGGGCCCGGCCGGGGAGCGCAGCCCGGCGGAGGTGCTGCGCAGCGCCGACATCACCATGTACCGGGCCAAGTCGGCGGGTGGCAACCGCTTCGAGCTGGCCGACCCGGAGGCGGACGCCCGCGCCATCACCCGGCACGGGCTGACCACGGCGCTGCCGACGGCCCTGGAGCGGGGCGAGTTCTTCATCGAGTACCAGCCGCTGGTCCATCTCGGCGACGGCAGTGTGCGCGGGGCGGAGGCCCTGGTGCGCTGGCTGCACCCGCAGCACGGGGTGCTCGGCCCGGACCGGTTCATCCCGCTCGCCGAACACACGGGGCTGATCGTGCCGCTGGGCCGGTGGGTCCTGGAGCAGTCGGTACGTCAGGCCCGCGAGTGGCGCGAACTGCACGGTGGAGCGGAGGCCGTGGGTCCGCTGCGGATCAACGTCAACCTCTCGCCCTGTCAGCTGACCCACCCCGGCCTGGTCCAGGACACCGTCGACATCCTGGAACGCACGGGCATCGCGCCGGACGCCCTCTGCCTGGAGGTCACGGAGTCGGCGCTGATCGGCGCGGACGACGATCTGCTGAAGCCGTTGCGCCGGCTGGCGGAGATGGGTGTCGACATCGCCCTCGACGACTTCGGCACGGGCTACTCCAACCTCGCCAACCTGCGCCGGCTGCCGGTCAGCATCCTCAAGCTGGACCGCTCCTTCACCCAGAGCATGCAGCAGTTCCCGGCCGACCCCGTCGACCTCAAGATCGTCGAGGGGATCGTCTCACTGGCCCACAGCCTGAACCTCGCGGTGACGGTCGAGGGCGTCGAGACGGGTGCGCAGGCCGAGCAGCTGCGGATCCTGGGGTGCGATACGGCGCAAGGCTGGTACTACGCCCGCCCGGGCCCCCCGGAGCGGCTGCACGAACTGGCGCTGGTGGACGCGGCGGGCTGACGCCACCGGTGGGCCGCTGCGAGGTGCCGGGTCAGGTGCCCAGCCCGCGCAGCAGCAGCGCGAGACCGCCCAGGAACTCCCGGTCGGCACTGACCTTCCGGGCGTTGCGGGCGGTCTCGGTCATGTGCGGAAAGGCGTCGGGCGGCAGCTCGGTGATGGCGACCGTGCCCTCGCCGGCCAGGGGTCCGAGGTGCTCCAGCTGGATGGCGCCGATGACGTACCCGAGCAGGCCCCGCAGCGCGACCACCCGCTGGTCGCCGTCGAATCCCGCCTCCGTGAGCACGCCGAGCACGGACTCCGACCAGCGCAGCCCGGCAAGGGACCGGTGCCGGTGGGTGACGGTCAGGGGCACGATCTCAGGATGGGCGGCCACGGCGTCGCGCAGCCGACGCACCAGCACCTCGATGCGCTCCTGCCAGGACATCTCGCGCGGCCGGTGGAGTCCGGCTCAGCCCGCGCGCCTGGGGGCCGGTCGCCAGGGCGGTGCTGTGCGGTGGGTGGGAAGTCCTCCGCGGCCGCGAACGGCTCCCCGCGACCAGCCAGCCCGGCGGCAGGCTCGGCCTGCCCGCCGACTTCCTCATCGGCCCCGAGGGCCGGGTCCTCGCCGCCAAGTACGGCGAGCACGTCTACGACCAGTGGCCGGTCGACGAGCTCCTGCGCCTGGCCTCCTCCCACGGGCCGACCGTCGGCCGCCCTCCGGCGCGGCAGCCGCAGCCGCAGCCGTAGGCCGAGACCCGCGGGCGCCTCACCGCTCCAGCAGCATCCGGTGCAGCTCCCGGGCCGCCCGCGGCGGAGCCACATCGCTGCGGTGTGCCAGGGCGATCGTGCGGTGGAGGCCGGGTCTGGCCAGCGGGGTCACCCGCAGACCACGGCCCGACCTCGCCGCCACCATCCGCGGCACGACGGCAACCCCCAACCCGGCCCGCACAAAACCCAGCACCGCGTCCATCTCCCCGCCCTCCACCGCGAAGTCCGGCTCGAACCCCTCCGCGCGGCACGCCGCCACGGTCAGTTCGCGCAGGTCGTAGCCGTGCCGGAACATCACAAGGCGCTCGCCCTCCAGGTCGGCGACGCGTACCGTGCGCCGGCCCCGGCCGGGTCTGGGCGCGTCGGGGGAGGAGACCACGACCAGGTCCTCGCGCAGCAGCTCCACCGTGGTCAGCGCCGGGGACGGCGTCGGCAGGGGCAGCACCACCAGGGCGAGATCCAGGGCGCCGCGTGCCAGCTCCCGCACCAGGTCGTGCGAACCGCCCTCCTCGATCAGCAGCCGGACGCCCGGGTAGCGGTCGTGGAAGGCGCGCAGCACGTCCGGCAGCAGGCCCGTGCACAGGCTGGGCGTGGCACCGAGCCGTACCCGCCCCCGCCGCAGCTGCACCAGCTCCAGCACCTCGTGCCGGGCCGTGTCCGCGTCGGCCAGGATGCGCCGGGCCAGGGGGAGGAGGGCCTCCCCGGCGTCCGTGAGCGTGATGTTGCCGCGTGCCCGCAGGAACAGGTCCGCGCCCAGCTCCCGCTCCAGCGCCTTGATCTGCTGTGACAGCGACGGCTGCGCGACATGGACGAGGTCGGCGGCCCGGGTGAAGTGCCGGGTCTCGGCGACGGCCACGAAGTACTGGAGCTGGTGGAACTGCATACTCGTACGATAGTCCTGGCCTATGGAATCAAGCCGCACCATGTCTTGGACCGATCGGGCGCGCGTCCGTAGCGTGCTGTTCCATGGCTCTGGCAACGCGGACGGAACGACGGCCGTCCCTGGCACGCACCGTGTGGGACTCCACCCTCGGCAAGAAGACCGTGATGGCGGTCAGCGGGCTGATCATGCTGCTGTACCTGGTCGTCCACATGATCGGGAACCTGAAGATCTTCTTCGGGGCCGGCGAGTTCAACGCGTACGGGCACTGGCTGCGCACCGTCGGCGAGCCGTTCATGCACTACGAGTGGACGCTGTGGCTGGTCCGGATCGTGCTGGTGGCCGCCGTGGTCGCCCACGCCGTGTCCGCGTACCAGCTCAGCCGCCGCGACATCCGGGCACGGCCCAGCAAGTACGTGCACAAGAGGCCGCGGGCGAGCTACGCGACGCGGACCATGCGGTGGGGCGGGATCATCCTCGGGCTGTTCATCGTCTGGCACATCCTGGACATCACGACCGGCACCGTGCACCCCGGCTTCCAGCCCGGCCACCCGTACCAGAACGTCGTGGACACCTTCTCCACCTGGTACGGCAACGTCATCTACACCGTCGCGATGCTCGCGCTCGGCCTGCACGTCCGGCACGGCTTCTGGAGCGCCGCCCAGACCCTCGGCGCCGGCAGCCGCACCCGAGACCGGGCCCTGAAGGCCGTCGCAAACGTCCTCGCGCTGCTGCTCACGGCCGGTTTCATCGCCGTACCCGTGGGCGTCATGACCGGAGTGGTGAGCTGAAGATGACTTCCTACGCCGACTACGCGACCGGTGAGCCGGTCGTCGACACCAAGGCCCCGTCCGGGCCCGTCAACGAACGCTGGGACAAGCGCCGCTTCGAGGCCAAGCTGGTCAACCCCGCCAACCGGCGCAAGCACACCGTCATCGTCGTCGGCACCGGCTTGGCCGGCGGCTCCGCCGGGGCCACCCTCGCCGAACAGGGCTACCACGTCGTCCAGTTCTGCTACCAGGACTCCCCGCGCCGCGCCCACTCCATCGCCGCGCAGGGCGGCATCAACGCCGCGAAGAACTACCGCAACGACGGCGACTCCATCCACCGGCTGTTCTACGACACCGTCAAGGGCGGCGACTTCCGCGCCCGCGAGTCCAACGTCCACCGGCTCGCGCAGATCTCCGTCGAGATCATCGACCAGTGCGTGGCGCAGGGCGTGCCGTTCGCCCGCGAGTACGGCGGCCTGCTGGACACCCGCTCCTTCGGCGGCGTCCAGGTGTCGCGGACCTTCTACGCCCGCGGCCAGACGGGGCAGCAACTGCTGCTCGGCGCCTACCAGGCACTCAGCCGGCAGATCGCCGCGGGGAACATCGAGATGCACCCGCGTACGGAGATGCTCGACCTGATCGTCGTCGACGGGCGGGCACGCGGGATCGTGGCCCGGGACCTCGTCACCGGCAGGATCGACACGTACTTCGCGGACGCCGTCGTCCTCGCCAGCGGCGGCTACGGCAACGTCTTCTACCTGTCGACGAACGCCATGAACTCCAACGCCACCGCCATCTGGCGGGCGCACCGGCGCGGCGCCTGGTTCGCCAACCCCTGCTTCACCCAGATCCACCCCACCTGCATCCCGCGTACCGGCGAGCACCAGTCCAAGCTGACGCTGATGAGCGAGTCGCTGCGCAACGACGGCCGTATCTGGGTGCCGAAGGCCAAGGGCGACGACCGCCCGCCGAACGAGATCCCCGAGGACGAGCGCGACTACTACCTGGAGCGCATCTACCCGTCCTTCGGCAACCTGGTGCCGCGTGACATCGCCTCCCGGGCCGCGAAGAACGTCTGCGACGAGGGCAGGGGCGTCGGTCCGGGCGGGCAGGGCGTCTACCTCGACTTCGCCGACGCCATCGAGCGCATGGGCCGGGGGGCCGTCGAGGCCAAGTACGGCAACCTCTTCGACATGTACCAGCGGATCACCGACGAGGATCCGTACCGGGTCCCCATGCGGATCTACCCCGCCGTGCACTACACGATGGGCGGCCTGTGGGTCGACTACGACCTCCAGACCACCGTCCCCGGCCTGTTCGCGATCGGCGAGGCCAACTTCTCCGACCACGGGGCCAACCGGCTCGGCGCCTCCGCGCTGATGCAGGGACTGGCCGACGGCTACTTCGTGCTCCCGGCGACCATCAACGACTACCTCGCCCGCAACCCGCTGGGGGACCGGGTCGACGCCGGCCACCCGGTCGTCCAGGAGGTGCTGGCCGAGACCGAGGACCGGCTCAACCTGCTGCTGTCCGTCGACGGCGACCGCACGCCCGACTCCTTCCACCGCGAGGTCGGAGAGCTCATGTGGGAGTTCTGCGGCATGGCCCGCACCGACTCGGGGCTGCGCAAGGCGCTGGAGCGCATCCCGCAGATCCGGGAGGAGTTCTGGCGGCGGATCAAGGTGCCCGGCACCGGCGAGGAGTTCAACCAGTCGCTGGAGAAGGCCAACCGCGTCGTCGACTACCTGGAGCTGGCCGAGCTCATGTGCCTCGACGCGCTGCACCGCGGCGAGTCCTGCGGCGGCCACTTCCGCGAGGAGTCCCAGACACCCGACGGCGAGGCCGAGCGGAAGGACGACGAGTTCTCGTACGCGGCCGCCTGGGAGTTCAACGGCACCGGCGAGGCTCCGATCCTGCACAAGGAAGACCTGGTCTTCGAGTACGTCCACCCCACCCAGCGGAGCTACGCATGAAGCTCACCCTGCGCGTCTGGCGGCAGAAGAACGCCGACGCCGAAGGCGCCATGTCCACGTACGAGGTGGACGGCATCTCCTCCGACATGTCCTTCCTGGAGATGCTCGACACCCTCAACGAGGAGCTCATCCTCAAGGGCGAGGACCCGGTCGCCTTCGACCACGACTGCCGCGAGGGCATCTGCGGCGCGTGCTCGCTCGTCATCAACGGCGACGC
This region of Streptomyces caelestis genomic DNA includes:
- a CDS encoding fumarate reductase/succinate dehydrogenase flavoprotein subunit encodes the protein MTSYADYATGEPVVDTKAPSGPVNERWDKRRFEAKLVNPANRRKHTVIVVGTGLAGGSAGATLAEQGYHVVQFCYQDSPRRAHSIAAQGGINAAKNYRNDGDSIHRLFYDTVKGGDFRARESNVHRLAQISVEIIDQCVAQGVPFAREYGGLLDTRSFGGVQVSRTFYARGQTGQQLLLGAYQALSRQIAAGNIEMHPRTEMLDLIVVDGRARGIVARDLVTGRIDTYFADAVVLASGGYGNVFYLSTNAMNSNATAIWRAHRRGAWFANPCFTQIHPTCIPRTGEHQSKLTLMSESLRNDGRIWVPKAKGDDRPPNEIPEDERDYYLERIYPSFGNLVPRDIASRAAKNVCDEGRGVGPGGQGVYLDFADAIERMGRGAVEAKYGNLFDMYQRITDEDPYRVPMRIYPAVHYTMGGLWVDYDLQTTVPGLFAIGEANFSDHGANRLGASALMQGLADGYFVLPATINDYLARNPLGDRVDAGHPVVQEVLAETEDRLNLLLSVDGDRTPDSFHREVGELMWEFCGMARTDSGLRKALERIPQIREEFWRRIKVPGTGEEFNQSLEKANRVVDYLELAELMCLDALHRGESCGGHFREESQTPDGEAERKDDEFSYAAAWEFNGTGEAPILHKEDLVFEYVHPTQRSYA
- a CDS encoding SCO0930 family lipoprotein codes for the protein MKTSWRSASLVASAAAVLALTTACGQDSPPAASQNVGATAAPGDYGSIGTGNGVAGTAGTAGGQQAAPSPSSPSNPAGKLSVATAEEVGKVVTDSLGLTLYRFDQDSEQPPKSNCDGDCAKTWPPVPADDAEAGEGIDKALLGSVTRADGTKQLTVGGWPAYRYAKDVNAGDVKGQGVGGKWYALAPDGKKAQGGGAGGEGTEALPGLSTRNDPKLGEIVVDKNGMTVYRFKKDEAWPKPVSNCSGACLEKWPLVEPVDYADTKGIQEKGYMIFDRTDGKGKQQTINCSPIYTFAGDKAPGDTNGQGVGGTWYAVRPDGKLVGASEK
- a CDS encoding putative bifunctional diguanylate cyclase/phosphodiesterase, which gives rise to MIAEPDGPEDRLRRFATIWSRAVFPVTSTSSTRPEFEEQLLPLARRLSEALRARAFDADEGRAVGAALVDAHCTDPEALSRTLDCVDAYLVLYCGGEGDPEGLRARSARIQHAMAAGFAQALRERTLAEQEAIAQAALQAQGVVAQALHATEARFRAVFEGAAIGIGMADLDGSILQVNGALLRMFGVSDQTMRGRNVREWTHPDDAPQTWRLYDELVRGEREHYHLEKAFYRPDGTVLWTNLTVSLLRDADGSPQYQLALMEDTTERRLLNLRLRYEATHDALTGLPNRTFFFERLEKALGAGKGQRFGLCYLDLDGFKTINDSLGHAAGDRLLVEVADRLQSCATAPGEMVARLGGDEFVALTTGPDTQREVDELATRIMNALLAPISVDGRELTVRGSIGIVEGPAGERSPAEVLRSADITMYRAKSAGGNRFELADPEADARAITRHGLTTALPTALERGEFFIEYQPLVHLGDGSVRGAEALVRWLHPQHGVLGPDRFIPLAEHTGLIVPLGRWVLEQSVRQAREWRELHGGAEAVGPLRINVNLSPCQLTHPGLVQDTVDILERTGIAPDALCLEVTESALIGADDDLLKPLRRLAEMGVDIALDDFGTGYSNLANLRRLPVSILKLDRSFTQSMQQFPADPVDLKIVEGIVSLAHSLNLAVTVEGVETGAQAEQLRILGCDTAQGWYYARPGPPERLHELALVDAAG
- a CDS encoding LysR family transcriptional regulator — protein: MQFHQLQYFVAVAETRHFTRAADLVHVAQPSLSQQIKALERELGADLFLRARGNITLTDAGEALLPLARRILADADTARHEVLELVQLRRGRVRLGATPSLCTGLLPDVLRAFHDRYPGVRLLIEEGGSHDLVRELARGALDLALVVLPLPTPSPALTTVELLREDLVVVSSPDAPRPGRGRRTVRVADLEGERLVMFRHGYDLRELTVAACRAEGFEPDFAVEGGEMDAVLGFVRAGLGVAVVPRMVAARSGRGLRVTPLARPGLHRTIALAHRSDVAPPRAARELHRMLLER
- a CDS encoding TetR/AcrR family transcriptional regulator C-terminal domain-containing protein, with protein sequence MSWQERIEVLVRRLRDAVAAHPEIVPLTVTHRHRSLAGLRWSESVLGVLTEAGFDGDQRVVALRGLLGYVIGAIQLEHLGPLAGEGTVAITELPPDAFPHMTETARNARKVSADREFLGGLALLLRGLGT
- a CDS encoding bestrophin-like domain encodes the protein MLAACVVVVVITFVRHRTASEDEDPSETPDVIEYMTMWIGVVYAIVLGLAIAGVWEGRSAAQDHVQAEATALHEISERVRVYPDDVRDRIRDDIHTYVSHVVTTEWDTMADKGQVTERGRELFERVRQDVTDYEPETDFQAQAYQPLLDQVTAASQARIARAESTGETMPGVVWFGLITGAVVTIGMIFALQIRRTTRELVLAGLFSALIAFLLFLIWDFDSPYSRGVTASADPFLNLFPGAGD
- a CDS encoding SAM-dependent methyltransferase, whose product is MERPAWAPRSIDISVPSVSRMYDYYLGGSHNFEVDREAARRAMEFMPGLPKIMQANRAFMRRAVRYAAEQGVSQFLDIGSGIPTFGNVHEVAQAARPGARVVYVDHDPVAVAHSQAVLEGHDDADVVAADLRKPQEILRSPEVERLIDLNRPVALLLVAILHFVEDEDDPYGAVAELGEALAPGSLLVLTHASYEGIPLPPERAGGAVNVYQDIRNPLIMRSREEIARFFEGYDMVEPGLVAMPRWRPDTAPEDEDPYAFSGFAGVGRTA
- a CDS encoding succinate dehydrogenase; its protein translation is MARTVWDSTLGKKTVMAVSGLIMLLYLVVHMIGNLKIFFGAGEFNAYGHWLRTVGEPFMHYEWTLWLVRIVLVAAVVAHAVSAYQLSRRDIRARPSKYVHKRPRASYATRTMRWGGIILGLFIVWHILDITTGTVHPGFQPGHPYQNVVDTFSTWYGNVIYTVAMLALGLHVRHGFWSAAQTLGAGSRTRDRALKAVANVLALLLTAGFIAVPVGVMTGVVS